Genomic window (Eubalaena glacialis isolate mEubGla1 chromosome X, mEubGla1.1.hap2.+ XY, whole genome shotgun sequence):
TATTATTGTTACCGGAAAGCATTTATAGACACAATTGAACTTTCTAAAACTTAAGGCTGTAAACCCATTCCATgtagttttcctttaaaatcatgCAACTGAAATAGTAATTCAAGAGCAAAGTTTCTACCAAAGtgattattcctttttttaaaaaaattttttggctgggctgtgcagcttgcgggatcttagttcccccaccagggattgaacccgggcccgtggcagtgaaaggactgagtcctaaccactggaccaccagggaattcccacaaagtGATTATTCCTTAATTCCAGATGATAATCAGGAATTTAGTCTCATTTGCACAATAAGAGataggggagtgggggaggggaataaaaataaaagggcgTTTCAGGTGCTTCCCCAAGCTATATTAGCTATCAGAACAGATATAACACTGTGCTTCTCTCTAAATTGTCACTGCTAAGTACATTTCTTCAGTCATACCCATGCATTTGTTCAACAATTATTGAGCAGCTATTGCGAGCACAGTTGTATAAGGGACAGAAGGTTGAAAAAGATCTTCAAGGGGTTTATAAATTACAATTTGGGGGAAAACACAGCAAATAGATACTTATAGTATTAGGTGAATGTAATTTCtctaggagagagagaaagcctgtGGGAGTTAGGATTTGGATGAGAAATCAAGGTCAGTTTCATGAGCTGAATTATGAAGAATTGTAGCATTTCCCCAAGCAGAGATATGCAAAGATGGAAGAAACTGATcaaacaaaaacatggaggcgGGGAAGTAGGTGACAGTGAGCATTACAGCTTGATTGGAAAGGAGGGTAGTGGAAGGAATTAAAGTCAGCCAGGACCAGGGCATTGACAGCCTTGAACGCCAAGATAAGGAGAATGGAGTAGTCTAAAGACGATAAGGCCTCTCAAAGGCAATGTGGGCTACCaaatctttattcctttttcatcCTGTAagattaattataaataaatcatataGTAATGGACTGCAGAGTAAAAAGAGCAAATCGAAGATGACATATAGCTTGacaattttttaataaagttcaaaacaaaaaaaacaacatagTGTTTaggtgttacacacacacaccacacaggtgtgtgtgtgtgtaaataaaagCAAGGTAATGACTAACAAAATTCAGAATACTGATAATTTCTGGGGAGGAGTGGGATGAGATAGGGAGGAGCACAGGTAGATGTCATGTGAATTATTAGTTATTCTCAATCTTACAGTTGGTAGGTGTTTGTTTACAGGTGTTTGTCCATGGGTGTTACTGAGTAAACAAATAAAAGGGACCCTGGATGCACCGATGATGGCAGTGTGCCTAACCAAGAAGCCTGACTTACCCAAATCTGTGTATTTGGAGGTCCACAGGAGACTAAAAAGATACTATACTACTGTTGAGGCTTTTCCCACTTGGATTGCACTAGCAGTGAGTGTTTTTTTCCCTTCGACTTGTCTTCTGGAGGCCAGGTGAAAAAGTAATGCCTCTACGTGGGCTGCCCGGGACTGTCAGAGTCCTGACTCTGCAACGCTCTGTTCTATTCGTGGAGTGGTGCTTCTCAGCCCACGCCACATATCGAAATCACCTGTGGAACTTTAAGCACTACAGCTGTTCATGCCCCACACAAACCTACTCAATCAGAACCTCTGAAGGGAGGACCCAGgtatacatattttcaaaaggTTTCGTAAGTGATCCTGAGGGCAACAGACACTGGAAACCATTCCTTGCAGAGTGTACGTAGAAACTCTAAATGGGTAGCTTGTCACAAATGTAGACTTCAGGGTCCTATCCCGAGAGATTCTGATCTAGGAAGCAAGGAGAAAGGCCCAGAAACCTGCATTTGTAATACAAATCTTCCAGGGACTTCCTTCAGAAACATTGCCCCAAGGGTTCCAAAACCCTAGGGCCTCGGGGTGATTACTCTGTGTATTCGtttcctaggactgccataaacagagtaccacaaactgggtggcttaaaacagaaatttattctcttaggtctggaggctagaagtctgaaatcaaggcatcAGCTTGGGCATGCTCCCTTTGCAATCTGTAGGGGAAAATCCTTCCTTggctcttctagcttctggtgtttactggcaatccttggcattccctgGTTTGTAGAtccatcactccaatctctgtctgtCTTCCCCCTGAatgtctctgtcttctcttcttataaggacaccagtcatattggattagggccaacctaatgacctcattttaacttgattacatctgcaaagacccttttttcaaataaggtcacatcacattcacaggtactgggtgttaggacttcaacatatcttttggggggacataattcaacctgTGGCactcttttaatagttttttgaaGTAGGGTCCCCAAACAACCAATAAGATTAGCTATGTTCTTTAGCTGGGATATCTAGATAGAAAAACTGATAGTTAACTCTCAAAGCTCTATATGCAAAGAATCACCTGAAAATCTTGTGCTTAGAATGCATATTCCTGGGCCTTGATGCAAGGTATTAGAACTCAGTAGGCCTGGGGAAGGGCCTAGGAGTCTACATTTTAAATCAGGTAAGGGGTTCATGCATCACACTCTTGAGAAAAACTGGATTTGGGAGAACAAGCAAGGTTAAGAATCGAGTGGTCTGGGGAGAAGGAGCTCCCAAGAGCAGACCCTGAAACCTGCATTTGTAACAAGCTACTCAGGAGAACCATTGCCTTTGGGGCTGGTGTTTCTAGGGAACAAAAGGGTACCTACGTGATTATCTTTTCCACTTGTTAGTGAATCAGAAATCAAAATAGATGTACATTTAAGTATTGCAAAAATGTTTCCTAGACCATAGCTCCAAAGACAGTGGAAAGATACCCTGtctctttgctcttgtttcttgAGAACCACATGGGCGGTAGGGGAATTAGGTAGGTAGGCTAAGGATCATGCAGATTACAGAAAGTATAGTACCACGGGCTAGTGAATATAAACTTTAAGCTGAAATGCTCCCAGGCTGGGCGCAAAATTCAAGATTATAGGAAGAGTAATGCGATTGTTGGAGCTGTTTCTATTAACTCTCCTTGGGCATGTTAACAAGCGACAGAGCTGGGCTACACTGTCGGCTCTCTGCCACTACTGCACATAGAAGTTTGACAGGTGATGGTGGTTTATGTTGTTTTTCTAGTCACCCATATTCAAAATTCATGTTCTGAAAAACAAGCTAAATCATTTTGGAAGCCTTCAACCGTAAATAGTTGACCCTATTTACACACTTGAATGTTTTTGCGAATAAAGACAAGGTTCTGTCTTCACCAATAATGAATGATGCAGTTATTTGCTCAGAACAAACACACCCTTTCAATTACTTCTGATCTACAAATACTGAGGGAAAAAACTGTATTCTCACCCCACAGACTTAAATGAGAGAGAcagaacacaaaaacaaaattggGGGAAGCCTACATTCCTGAAAATTCCATGATTTGTTAAAGCGACCCATGGCACTGGGACCTGGGGTTTGAAGAAATGAATCCTTAGATTTAGGCCTTTATTTCAGTGCTAGGCTTTCCTGCTTAaactagggcagtggttctcagtccTGACTTTACAGTCActtggggagctttttaaaaataccagtgcTTGGACCCCACCCCGGACCAATAAAATATGACTCTCTAGAGTGGTGACCAGGCCCCCTACTGTGGAGATTATGATTCAGAAAGTCTAGATGGGGGCCCAGGGTCTGTATTTTAATAAGTACTTCAGGTAAATTTTATGACCAGTTAGTCTGGGAAACACTGTCTTAACCTAGCCTAGTTATTAGCTGCTGTTCTCTGATCTGAATTTTTCTTTAACCTTGTAATAGGTATTTACCACTTAGGAAAAAAAGCATTCAAAATGATAAAAACTCAGGATatcattttaaaactaattttcccATAGCAAAACATTTTGCAACAtatcagttaatttttatttcaaaagaaattgcCATCTGTTTTACTTAGATACCCGAatcttttattgttgtttttgattttcaggaaaataaatcTGTTGAAGAATTTTAAGAGTCAAATCTTCTGAGCCTAGATCTACTGCTGTCTGCATCTCTGAGACCTCCTCCATCTGAGAATTACCAGGTCTGACAACACTTTCCCTCCAGCCTACAGTGAGGGACGTCAACAGAGCTGTAGAAAAGTCACATCCTCTAGACTTCCAACCCTCAAGCTGTGGCAGCTGGAAAGAAACCTTACAAGTGCCATCCCTACGGGGAATTCAGAAAGACAAGAAGGGTAAAAACTCAGATATGCTGAGCCTGAAATATACAAAAGCTTTTAGAAAGTCTCCCCACAGAAGAACCCAATTAAATTCACATAATTAATGCACACATTTAGATGAGCTGTAGATAAAATAGAGCTCTTTCTCCCTCTACCAAAAGACAGGAAAAGTCCAATTTAATACTCAGACATTCTTGTCTCCATACCAGTATTATAAAGCAGTTTCACCATATTTCTTTTAATCAGTATATGAGTAGGACTgtggaaaataaaagattttatttatatttttaaaaaaatgattaagaagtTCTGATAAAAACTATTTGGGAGGGGGATGCTTGTGCACTACTGACTTGGCTCTGGTTGTGATTGCTTTGTGGATGAGATTGTTAGAACACCTCCAGAATATTCAGAGACAGCCTAAGTGACTGTGGAATGCCTCAAGGGCAATAGAAATCAAATCGAAATAGGTACCAACTCAAGTCTTAAGTGATGACGGAGGTGCATTTCAAGTACCATGGGAATCTCACTGGGCGGGCCCATTTCCCCACCCTGGCAACAGAGGTTGACACTACTTCGGATAAGTATTCCAACCTGTATCTGTATGTGGGCTTATTCCTGAGCCTCCTGGCCATTCTCCTCATCCTGCTCTTCACAATGCTCCTTCGGCTCAAACATGTCATCTCACCCATCACCTCTGAGAGCACAGAAAGTGTTCCTCAGTTTACAGACGTAGAGATGCAGAGTCGAATCCCCACTCCTTAAAGTCAGGGAGAAAGTGAGCTTTAATGGATCTCAGTGAACCCTTGTATGTTTATGTCCAGGAAAGCTGACTTTGTTGCATGTAGCTTCCCATGTAGGGAATCAACAAGTTGTTCACTTAACAAGTTGTTCACGTTTTCTCTGTGTTATTCTTTATCTTGACTCTGCTTGTGGGATATCTAAGAGGTTTGACTCATTCCTTGCCAGGAATATAGGAAATGGCAGCTGGTTGGGAGGGCAGGTTTCCATGGTAACCAAAGAGAGCCTGGGCCTTGAGCAAACCTCAGACTGCAGAAATTCACATGCAGCTGTTGTAAAAAACACATGACCCTGGAAGCTCCAAGAACAAGGAAAATTTGCCTTTGAAAGGGCTCATTGTTCAAAGAGGGTATCCCAAGAAaggaacaagttttttttttttttaaacatctttattggagtataattgctttacaatggtgtgttagtttctgctttataacaaagtgaatcagaagGAACAAGTTTTAATTTAGCAGTTGGACCCTAAAGAATCACCTCTGCTTACATGAAGTTAAATCATGTCAGAGGTTAATGGAAGAGACCACGAACCCTTTCCCAAAGCAGCAGTGATTTTATCATCTGTGGCCATCTGGTTTGTCCCAAATGAAAGAAGAGTTCTTAAAAGAAACTGTTTCAATTTAAAGAGCAAGTTTACAAAAAGAAGTTTCTAGTCAACAAACTCATCTAGAGAGGGAAAATGTGCATTTTATATCTGTGTTATTACTATTACTGGACTTTTAAAAACTCAGATAATGGCCGATGTATTACAAAAATCTGGAACAATGAGCTCCCCCCAAACCAAgggaaaattaagtcaaaatgtgCTTATGATAATGAACCTTATATTATACGTGCAgcttctttgcctttttctccttccccGTCATGCTCCAGGA
Coding sequences:
- the SERTM2 gene encoding serine-rich and transmembrane domain-containing 2, which encodes MTEVHFKYHGNLTGRAHFPTLATEVDTTSDKYSNLYLYVGLFLSLLAILLILLFTMLLRLKHVISPITSESTESVPQFTDVEMQSRIPTP